The Streptomyces tubercidicus DNA segment GGCGAGCGGCGGGTGAGCCGGGTCACCCTGGACCGGCGGGCGGGTGCCACCTCGCGGCCTGCCCGCCGGAACGGCCGCGGCCCCCGGCGCCCCGCCTCCCGCACCGAGGCCCGCAACGCCCGCACCGCGGCCGTGTTCGTGCTGCCCTTCTTCGCCCTCTTCGGCCTCTGCTTCCTCGCCCCGATCGGCTACGCCCTCCACCAGAGCCTGTTCATCACCGAACGGACCGGCCCGCTCGGCCTCGGCGGCCGGCAGCGCGAGGTCTTCGCCGGGCTCGCCAACTACGCACAGGCGCTCTCCGACGACCGGTTCCTGACCGGCTTCGGCCGGGTGCTGCTCTTCGGCGCCGTCCAGATCCCGCTGATGATCGTGCTGGCCACCGCACTGGCGCTGCTGCTGGAGAGCGCGAGCGCCCGCGGCGTCCCCTTCTTCCGCAGCGCCTTCTTCCTGCCGTACGGGGTGCCCGGCGTGATCGCCTCGATCCTGTGGGGCTTTCTGTACGTACCGGGCATCAGCCCGCTGGTGAAGATCGCCGGCGACCTGGGCTGGGACGTCGACTTCCTCGCCCGCGGCACCGTCCTGTGGTCTATCGCCAACATCGTCACCTGGCAGTTCACCGGCTACAACATGCTCGTGCTGATCGCCCAGCTCAAGGCGGTACCGGGGGAGTTGTACGAGGCGGCCCGGATCGACGGGGCCGGCGCCTGGCAGATCGCCCGGCACATCAAGATCCCGCTGATCCGGCCGGCGCTGGTGCTCACCGGCGTCTTCAGCATCATCGGCACCCTCCAGCTGTTCGCCGAGCCCATGGTGCTGCGCCCGCTGGCCTCCTCCATCGACTCCGGTTTCACGCCCAATCTGCACGCCTACAGCGAGGCGTTCGTCGGCAACAACCAGCATGCGGCGGCGGCCGAGGCGGTGCTGCTCGCACTGGTCGCATGCGTCCTGTCCTTCGGCTTTCTGCGGCTGACCGGCGGACGCGCGAAGGGGCGCGGATGACCCGGCCCCCGGTCCGCCACCGGATCATCACCGCCTCACTGCTGACCGTCGCCGCGCTCTACTTCCTGGTGCCCGTCTACTGGCTGGCCGTCTCCGCCACCAAGAACAGCGCCGACCTCTTCGGCACCTTCGGCTTCTGGTTCTCCGACCATCCGCGCCCCGTCGAGTACCTCGCCGAGGTGCTCACGTACGACCACGGCATCTACGCCCGCTGGTTCGCCAACTCCCTCTTCTACGCCGGGGTGGGCGCGGTCTGCGCCACCCTGCTGTCCGCGGCGGCCGGCTATGCGCTGGCGAAGTTCCCGTTCCGCGGCCGGGAGGCGCTCTTCAACGTGGTGCTCGCCGGGGTGCTGATCCCCGGTACGGCGCTGGCGCTGCCGCTCTACTTCCTCTTCAGCGCGATGGGACTGTCCAACACCTACTGGGCGGTGCTGATCCCCAGTGTGGTCAGCCCGTTCGGCGTCTATCTGTGCCGGATCTACGCGGCGGCCGCGGTGCCCGACTCGCTGCTGGAGGCGGCCCGGATCGACGGCGCGGGGGAGGCCCGGATCTTCGGCGGGCTCGGGCTGCGGCTGATGACC contains these protein-coding regions:
- a CDS encoding carbohydrate ABC transporter permease, with protein sequence MSRVTLDRRAGATSRPARRNGRGPRRPASRTEARNARTAAVFVLPFFALFGLCFLAPIGYALHQSLFITERTGPLGLGGRQREVFAGLANYAQALSDDRFLTGFGRVLLFGAVQIPLMIVLATALALLLESASARGVPFFRSAFFLPYGVPGVIASILWGFLYVPGISPLVKIAGDLGWDVDFLARGTVLWSIANIVTWQFTGYNMLVLIAQLKAVPGELYEAARIDGAGAWQIARHIKIPLIRPALVLTGVFSIIGTLQLFAEPMVLRPLASSIDSGFTPNLHAYSEAFVGNNQHAAAAEAVLLALVACVLSFGFLRLTGGRAKGRG
- a CDS encoding carbohydrate ABC transporter permease, translating into MTRPPVRHRIITASLLTVAALYFLVPVYWLAVSATKNSADLFGTFGFWFSDHPRPVEYLAEVLTYDHGIYARWFANSLFYAGVGAVCATLLSAAAGYALAKFPFRGREALFNVVLAGVLIPGTALALPLYFLFSAMGLSNTYWAVLIPSVVSPFGVYLCRIYAAAAVPDSLLEAARIDGAGEARIFGGLGLRLMTPALVTVFLFQFVHIWNNYFLPLVMLSDSGLYPIQLGLTSWTGYADRQPVLYQYTVGGAFLSVVPLMVLMTVLQRYWRTGLTEGSVKA